A window of Eucalyptus grandis isolate ANBG69807.140 chromosome 4, ASM1654582v1, whole genome shotgun sequence genomic DNA:
CACAGCTCTAACAATTTCAAGGTCACCAGGAAGGCTTTGGAAGAAGCATACGCAAAAGCTGTTGAGGCCAACATCAACGTAAAAGGGTTGCTCATAACCAATCCATCAAACCCACTAGGGACCATCCTAGACCGAGACACGTTGAGAGAAGCCATGAGCTTCATTAACGAGAAGAACATCCACCTAGTTTGCGATGAGATATATGCTGCTACAGTCTTTCGTCAGCCCGATTTCATAAGCATCGCAGAGATAATCGAGGAAGATCAAGAATACAATCGTGACCTGGTGCATATAATTTATAGCCTCTCCAAGGATATGGGTTTCCCCGGCTTCAGGGTTGGGATTGTGTATTCATACAATGATGCCGTGGTGGAGTGCAGCCGGAAGATGTCCAGCTTCGGTCTAGTATCCTCCCAAACTCAGTACCTAATTGCATCCATGTTATCGGATGATCAGTTCATCGAAAAATTCCTGTTAGAGAGTGTGGGGAGGTTAGCCACGAGGCATAAGGATTTCACTGATGGACTTCGTCAAGTAGGCATCAAGTGCTTGAACAGCAATGCGGGTCTCTTCTTATGGATGGATTTGAAGGGGTTCCTGAGGGAGAGCACAGTAGAGGCAGAGACGGCCCTGTGGCGGGTCATAATTAACGATGTCAATCTCAATGTCTCACCGGGTTCTTCCTTTCACTGCTCAGAGCCAGGATGGTTCAGAATTTGCATTGCCAACATGAATGAGGAGACCATGAAGGTCGCTTTAGCACGAATCCAAAAGTTTGTGCAGAGGAATGGCGATAAGCTGAACAGAAAGGAGAAGTGCTGGCAGAGCGACCTAAGGCTCAGACTCTCGTTTCGAAGAATGGACGATGTGTTGAGGTCGCCCTGCAGTATGTCCCCTCACTCGCCCATCCCTCAATCACCACTGGTTCGAGCCAGAACTTGAAATTGACAATCGCGTGATTCTACAAACGTgaaaaaattattgcatttttcCCATTAAATGCAAAATTTGTCCAAATGTAAAATACGGAGTTTGGATTCCTTATGTGCTTAGTAGACAGGATCAAACATTCTTTtggtaggaaaaagaaaaaaatagaaaagcttaaAAGTAGGTCAGGACTAGTACCTTGTAACTGGGTGCGGTGCAGAATGCATCCTAATTTTTCTGCACCCTaatttgttcattctttcatttcattttttcatcaGGCATGGtattttaattctttcctttctgtATCATCCCTAAGATAGCCCCAAGTTGCCCAATAGGGTATACGCAGGAACCCATCAGGATTCACTTTTTCGACAATATGTAGACTGTTCTGTTGTTTTCTGGAAAAGGATGTCTGAGTTCTTGTGCGTCACACAGTTTGGTATTCCCTGTGGCCTTTCTCAGCTTATCCTTGTGTTTCTCTCAAATGAGTTTGTGCTTTGTTAGATGTTGTCTTCCCTTCTCGATAGATGTTAgctgaaaaaaggaaagagaaggataCAGAAGCAACGTGACGAAAAAGTACTCTGGCTTTCAAGGCTGCTCTTGTTATTCAAGGTAATGACGCATTAAACTTTGTTTATCTACCCCTTTGTTCACTTTCTGGAAGCTGCAACTACCAAAGATGAGAAAACTGAGACCAATCTTTGTGAGGATACTAAATTAATACAGTAGGTAAGGATTCAATGTCATCCCATCTTTCTAGTCAAATATGATAAGCAATctgattttcttccttcttatGTAGCCGCCATCCAAGAGTTGAATATTGATGTTTGAATTGAATTTAGCTGCTCATCTTAAACAATCCAAAATTAGTTATGGAACTGGTAGACAAATCCCGTCAGTGTAAAGCCGATAATGTCACATTGTATTCCATTACGGCAACCTGGGCATATTGATTGATCACAGCACAAGTCAGATCCCAATAGAAAAAGGCTAATCCCTCGGGGTTTGGCCTTTTGAGACTAATTCTATAGATTGTGTTTGGTTGTCAAGACAAGGACTGGGATTGGACCAGATAAAATGAGATAATAAATCCCCTGTATAGTTAATGTGGACATATTTGATCCTTTCAAGTGTTCGGTACACTTCAAAACAAGACtatgaataaataaagaaaaagttcaattttattaaagaaatgaaaattaaacaatttaatttgattaaaagaGTGAAATGGAAAAATCTAGATCTAAGGATTGCGGCCTGAAATGATCTACAAATGAGTAAAGTGTTGATACTATGGAtttatttggtaacatttttgttttgagaaacaatttcttttcaaaaatagtctttttttttaatttctatttattggaacaattttgagtaaaataatgagtttggtaactatttttggaatagaaaaaaatagaatgcGTTTAGTacgatccataaattttattataacatagaatttcttttaatttttttttttttttttttttttttttccctctcttcttcttctcgctcCTCCTCTAGTCAACAATGGCAGCAGCGGCAAAGTGGCCTGCATCCGATGGTGTTTGGCGACCGGTGGTGCCGAGCGGACAACCAATGAGCAACACAAGCAGCTAGTGACTAGTAGCGGTGGGGGTAGTGAATGGCGAGTaaaagtgaggaagaagaagaaaaaaaaaaatataaaaatgatttatttctagaaattatttttaggaacaagaagttttttttttttttttttttacttcatgtTTCTATTCTAGATCTATTCCATGGTTACTTTTCTATtatgagaaattgaaaaaacgTTTAAATAGATTtacgttctttttttgttccgataaacaaaaaaaaaaacaaagaaaatagaaaaaataggaatgttaccaaacggagcctatagctttttttttttttggttactcTAATCCTACTTTAACACTCAAAGACTCGCCTCTTTGCGGAGCGTAAGAGTCGAAACCCAGAAAAAATAGGAATGTTGAACCCCCACCAAATGGAGCCAGGTGATTTATGAGCCTATATAGCTTAATGAGAGCAGATTGGAGCCTTttgcttcaaaaaaaaaaaaaacaaaacaaaacaaaagaattgatgcttatgactcgactttttttttaattcaaaaaaaatatatcttacGGGCCATAAGTTGATGCTATGCGATATGTGATTCCTCTCTACATTAGCGTCCACCCGATTTCCTCCACATTCAATGCATGTTAATTTGCTCAGATGGTGACCTAGGATGCGTTTGTAACGTTTacgtttaaaaattatttaaaataaaaaaaaaagtgttttccaaggaacaatttttaaaaaaaaaacatgtttggtaaatccgtttaagaaatataaaaagaatagaaacacgtttggtaagtttgtataatttttttatttcttttattttttttaatatttttatttttatttttattttctttcttatttttcttatttatttttcctttttttctttttcctttttccttttccttcttttggccggtcgcagGCCGCCGGCTCGGCCATGGccgcgaccggccgacgagggccgacggcctcgcccggccacggcgaggctcgcggccgctaggcaagctcggcctcaccggatctaggcgagatcgagcttgccCACCCCaagcgcgaggtcggcctcgccgcgccGTGCCGACGGTGACCTAGAGCCACACCGTTGTCTCCCTCCACCGCATCGGCGACCGCGCTTTgacgcctcctcgccgccaccgcacGGCGACCGCCCCTCCGCCTCACGCCCGATCGACACATCGCGGTCTCGAGCCTTCGTTCGCCACCGCCGCATCAGATCTCACCGCGCCGTGACCCACGACTTCGAGATCCGCTCGATCGTCGACCCCGCGCCGGCCCACGACTCGACCGGCCGTCCTCGCCGCTCTGCTCGTAGACGTCCGCCGCTCGAGACCCCACGGCCGAGCCCCGCACCgcagccgccgtcgccgcctagCGACCCGCGACCCAGCTACGTCACCCGCTCACAGGTGGAGACGCTTGCAACGGCTGTCGGTGCTGGagaggacgacggtggagaagccggatggtctcgagacagaggcggctgtcggcgccggagagtgggaggcgccggagaagacgacggtggagacgcTTGCAGGAGGAGAGGGTCGCAGCAGGAGAAcaccattttgtttcttttttgttcctcaaatatgtttcagaaataagaaacaagaatttttgtttcttatttttgttcctttttgttttaaggaacaaaagaacaaaaaaaacagaaatttatgttcctgggaacagaaataggtgCCAGCCAAACGCACCCCTAGTGATCAACCACTTGTCACCTTTTGTATCTACTCTATCAAGTATGGTTTTGCAGTCGCCAATATATTGTTACACTAATGTTGGCCAAATGTCAGTTCTATTTACAAGAGAGAAACTAACATTGGGACGACGAACGTGGATTTTACAGAAGGCGCCAAATTTGCCGAAGAAGATTCTTCTACACATGGGCTATCCTACTTCAAACTTTcgaatttgaccaaaattttttttatagaagaTATTTGTAGGCCGGTTTGGTTTGGAAAGATTTGTGATTGATTAGTGATAGTCAATTCTCATTCTGTTAagttttctttaataatttttttctttttcaatttaacTTTATTCCACTCCCTCTTCCAAATTTCTTTATTCAAACATATCCAAGTTTATCCAATCCAAAGAACTATTGGAGATCAAATTCAGATTCAAATCTAGACTATCAAAAGCAGCCAATGTGCCAAGAATTAGGCCAATTCtctaaaaatccaaaacttcaAGTCTAGTCCCAAAtctatctcaatttttttttgtctcagataaaactccaaactttaggttcaatcctaaatctaccttgaactttttcttttgtcttagaaaaaaccataaactttaGGTACAATCCTAAATATAacccaaattttgttttgtctaaaaaaaaataaccaacttttaatttattgtcAAACCTACCCTAATTTCCACCTCTATAATAAATACAATTCAGTAAGGTCACatggaaatttattttcaaaataaaaccattCTAGGATACAAAAATTAGGATGACTATCCACGACTTTTGGACAAAGATAGGACCAAATTTAGGACTAGagtaaaaattgataattttcttttctacaaaaaaaaaaaattgtggtagATTTGCGATTGAATCTAAAGTTTGGGgtattacaaaagaaaatttcatgcaGATTTGGGACTAAACCTaaagttttaggttttttttttttttaagacaaaaaaatttgaggtagATTTGAAATTAgatccaaagtttgaagctttttCAGAGATAAAAATATTTGGGATAGAATAAGAACTAAAcataaagtttgggattttttagggAAGTAGCCAAATTGGTAGTTTTGTGACGGTAGTACATTTTGACAAACTTTCCCACAGCAACATACCGATTCGCGGCTGCTAAGGCTTTTGATTCTGACCGTGCTTAGtcaagatttgaattttaactGCGACTTTGACTCGCCCGAGTCTGGAAGTCATAGTCCAAAATCGTTAAAACTTTCAAACATGTTGAATCGTAAAATCTTCAACTTCATTTCCAGTTCTTTTTTCACCACCCTACTTCGGAACTTGATCTGTAACTGAGCAAACGACGGAAGCTTCTGCCGGACTCGGTCATCGTTCGGCTCCGCCCTGGCTCATGGGTAATATTTGCCGTCACTGTCCTTCGAGGGAATGTTAATCTCCAAGGCAAGGATAAGACCATTGACTATTGTCGTCTTCTTTTCATCATGTTGTCCGGCAAAGCATAAATTAAACCGGGACATGGTTTCGTTTCGTTAATTAACTGTCAATGGCGACCAACCAGAACCACTGGTTGtagatagataaaaaaaatgatattggCAGGAGGCTGACAGCGTCGGCTGGGACTTGGGATGTGGACATGTGTAAATTATCCTTGGCGCAGCAGTGATTAAGAGGAAAATTAATGTAGCGTAACAGGTATACTTTCCCGACACTCGAGGCATTGCTTCAAACCATTAAATGGAACAGCTCTTTAGTTTTCGAATATCATGAATCTCCACTTTAAGATTTTCTGATCTCGAAAAAACATTCTGATTCATAAGATATTGAGAAAAGAGCATAATTATTAAACTAGCTCATCTTATCatattaacttttttattctaaCCTTTAAATATCACCAGGTCTAAAGGAGAAATGTTTAGAAGAACATTTAAAAGAAGATAGTGGAATTTTGGGAGATTTTCTCTTCTCCGGActctactttctttttctcttttttcaattCAAACATCACATTGCCTTATATGACTAAGGTTGAAGGGTATTACAGACTTTATTCCATAGAAAACCTTTGGACAAACTCTGAGTGAGACTTAGATGCAGGCAGCcattaaaaattaaacaatGAGGTCTAGTTGATCCGGTTGGTTCAAGTAGAATTTTCAAATGCCAGCTAATGGTGATCCGTCCTTGGACATCGGGGGTGAAGGAAAAGAACCATCCTTGGCATCATCAGAGTTTGTCGGTCTACAAATACACACCAAGAAGTAGGAAAAAGGAATACGACTTCATTCAAGCGAGTTGACTAATCGTGATTGGCCTACTGCCGTATAAAACAGTGCGGTGCAAATATGAGTAAACACATTATCACGCATTTGTTATACAATCCAAGAAGCTAACCGTGGCCAATGTTCAGTACATTGACTGACCCAGCTAAGGGCAAGTGCTAGAGAAAGAGATCATTTCAATGAGCTGCTCACGGATGTCTGTCCGCTTCTAGTAATCTTTAAATATGCAGCTTTGTCAAACCCGAAGAGTTTCTGCGCACGTAGTCGTTAGTCTGAGCATACCCGAAAGCCGAGTGATCAAATCCCTATGGGCTGATGCCCCTGATCATTGTCTTAAGGGCATGATGCTCAAATCCAAGTGAAAGCAGTTCAAGGCAGTTGATAACCAAAAATGGAGGCAGAGAAGCACATGGGTTATTCAAGAGATGCCCAGAAAAATATGTACATTCATTTCCTCTCCCTGCCTTCAATGCTTTATTACTTCTCTATATATCTATACATATTCTCATCAACAGTGAA
This region includes:
- the LOC104441718 gene encoding 1-aminocyclopropane-1-carboxylate synthase, with translation MSYVSSNGKPLLSQKATNDGHAENSPYFDGWKAYDSDPFHPTQNPSGVIQMGLAEHQLCFNLVQKWLENNPEASICTKEGVDKFRDIAIFQDYHGLPEFRNAVAKFMGRVRGDKIRFDPDRIVMSGGATGAHELITFCLADPGDAFLVPTPYYPGFDRDLCWRTGVRLLPVVCHSSNNFKVTRKALEEAYAKAVEANINVKGLLITNPSNPLGTILDRDTLREAMSFINEKNIHLVCDEIYAATVFRQPDFISIAEIIEEDQEYNRDLVHIIYSLSKDMGFPGFRVGIVYSYNDAVVECSRKMSSFGLVSSQTQYLIASMLSDDQFIEKFLLESVGRLATRHKDFTDGLRQVGIKCLNSNAGLFLWMDLKGFLRESTVEAETALWRVIINDVNLNVSPGSSFHCSEPGWFRICIANMNEETMKVALARIQKFVQRNGDKLNRKEKCWQSDLRLRLSFRRMDDVLRSPCSMSPHSPIPQSPLVRART